One Nostoc sp. UHCC 0302 DNA window includes the following coding sequences:
- the fabI gene encoding enoyl-ACP reductase FabI, whose translation MLNLTGKNALVTGIANNRSIAWGIAQQLHKAGANLGITYLPDERGKMEKKVAELVEPLNPSLFLPCNVQDDEQIQSTFETIRDKWGKLDILIHCLAFAKKDDLTGDFSQTSRSGFNTALEISTYSLVQLSGAAKPLMTEGGSIVTLTYLGGVRAIPNYNVMGVAKAGLEASVRYLASELGQHNIRVNAISAGPIRTLASSAVGGILDMIHHVEQVAPLRRTVTQLEVGNTAAFLCSDLSSGITGQVLYVDAGYEIMGM comes from the coding sequence ATGCTTAATCTGACAGGAAAAAACGCCCTCGTTACAGGTATTGCCAATAACCGCTCGATCGCCTGGGGTATTGCCCAACAATTACACAAAGCAGGAGCCAATCTAGGTATTACTTACCTACCCGATGAACGCGGCAAGATGGAGAAAAAAGTCGCGGAATTGGTAGAACCTCTTAATCCCAGCTTATTTCTTCCTTGTAATGTTCAAGACGATGAACAGATTCAGTCTACCTTTGAAACTATCCGCGATAAGTGGGGAAAGCTAGACATCCTGATTCATTGCCTTGCCTTCGCCAAAAAAGACGATTTGACTGGAGATTTTAGCCAAACCTCCCGTTCTGGCTTCAACACCGCCTTAGAAATTAGCACCTACTCACTTGTACAGTTAAGCGGTGCAGCTAAACCTTTAATGACAGAGGGTGGTAGCATCGTTACGCTCACATATTTAGGCGGTGTCAGGGCAATACCTAACTATAATGTCATGGGAGTTGCCAAGGCAGGATTAGAAGCAAGTGTGCGTTACTTAGCATCAGAATTAGGACAGCACAATATCCGTGTCAATGCCATCTCTGCCGGCCCCATCCGGACTTTGGCCTCTTCGGCAGTAGGTGGAATTTTAGATATGATTCATCATGTAGAACAGGTTGCTCCCCTGCGACGTACTGTCACTCAGCTAGAAGTCGGCAACACTGCGGCTTTCTTATGCAGTGATTTGTCCAGCGGTATTACTGGTCAAGTTCTGTACGTAGATGCAGGATATGAAATTATGGGAATGTAG